CACATTCATGTATAAGTGCTGTGGCAACTTCAAATCGAGTTGGATTCTGCACTCCTAGATTCATTGAAACTGTATCCTTGAGTCTGCCTAAACTAGAGGATGAGAAACTGTACATTTTTGACACACATGGTTGATGCTGATCACATAGAACATCAGGCACAGCATACCGGAGGATCATCCATTAGTAGGAAGAAAGAATTCACATCAAACTGGGAGATGGTTTGAAATCAGTCTCTCGAGTTATAGCAGCACAATCATTGAGGAACTTAGAGATACACATGCATCAACAATCTTATGTGATATGCATAACTGACTGCTATGCCACCATAATCGAAATGGCTTAATTGGACCACTAGTGGCCTTCTGTCGTTGAATGAACTAGGAGTCCTCCAAGGCAAGTCTTGTGAGTACACTGAATCTGTAGCATGGTTGAGAATTTCAGACATTGGACAACTGACTCGGACATTTAGATACTCAACACCAATGTCATTGCAATCAACATAGAAGCTTTTATCATCCATGATTAATCTTCCGGCAAAGGGATAATATGAGGCCAATACTTTTGAAAGGGAGTATTCAAGAATCTGGCTGTACATTGTTTGCTGCAGGTTTAGCGTGTGATCGCTGAGAGAGAAGATTGTGACGTATACGTGAAGCAGGGGAATGTTCTTTTGTGAAATAATCATTGATAACACCATTACTGTGAGCACAGGTCAGGTCCTTCAAAAGTACTAGTTTGCAAGTCTTAAGGTTTAAATTCCTGCAATATAATGTAGAAGGAAGATAGTAATGGTTGAAgaacagtaaaaataattatattacatgACTTGTATGTTCTACGCGTTCTTTCTTTGTAATAGTAATTGTTAAACAGGTCAAGATGAGTAtgtttgaattaatataatcaattattgTACAAGAAGGTTGACTTCATATGTACTTTGTTAGATTATATCATTTGTTACACTTCCATCTCATTCCTCAAGTACCAACAGGAAGTTTTATATATGATATCATTCCATACTGACATTGAGACTGTTTTGAGAATTGATATAAATCTTACAGCTGTGGCTTATAATACTAAATTCCATTTAAATCAATGATTTCTATTTTAGATGTTCCTCTACATATTGAAATAGCTCCTTCCTTCTTTTCAAAGCTATCAATTTACCATAGGAACTCCGATAAGACTCATTCGATCTTCTCTAGTGACTTTGGGACTATTCCATTCATTGTCTTCTTCCTATTTCTTATTCCTTATGACAAGAGTCTGTCTTGCCTCTATGAACATCTTTTGTAAGTGGTAGAAACGTCTGCAAAAGGTGGGTGGGCATCTACGAGTTCAAACAATCTTTAATTTGATTCTCTATAGCTAATGCTACAATTCGTTGTTTATTTAGGAGGGTTTACTTCAACTATACTAACACCCCTTTGTCCTTCCCCATTAATAAATCATGGTTCTTAATTAAGGAAACAAAACTTCTAAAAGATTGAATAAACGAGACAGAAAACTACGATTTGAACCAGAGACTATCTTAAttagttcaaatttttaatCTTGTCTTATAGGCTTCTTTGTCAATGTAACCGAAGATAGTGAAGCAAAGCACATGATTTACAAATCCAGTCATCATTCATACCATCTGGATTATTCACAATTCATGCATCAATAACGTTTCAAACAGATAAGTAAAACGCTTCCCCACCTTTTTCTTGCAAAAATTCCACCCAATGGCACTTGGAATTTTACTAATAAATAGATAGAATCGGTTTTACTCGCCGAGGAAAACTCAAGAGAATAGCGCACAAAGAAATCAAGCATAAGGAGACACGGTCTAAGAAACTGAACCAGAAACTATTGCAATATCTGAGCTAGTCGACTCTACACAATTTGGCACAAGTATAACCAGGAGGAGGACAGAGAAACACTTGTATAGGACCTTCAACGCAAAACAAGCCAAGGCAACCCACACACCCTGCCACTCATTTATTAAGACCAACAACTACCGCAGCAACCATAGTCACCAGAAATAACAGGGAGGGTGAGAGAGACATTTCAGAAGCAAATCTGATTACTTGACGTCTACTTGGAGCAAATGGATTGCCCTCATACAAATAACAGGTGTGTCATTATTATACACAGCTACAACCCCAGAAAAACTCTGGTTTAAGAAGATAACCTAATATATTCAACCCATTGGACAAAAGAACTTGGTCCAAGTGAGTGGATTTTTTCTTAGTTCCTAAATTTGATGACCATTTCCAGAAAACTGGTTTTCAATCATCTTGACTTCTTCCCGAAACTTCTCTCCGTATACCAGTGAAGTAAGATCAGACAATATACCAATTACCCAACTTCAGGACCAGCCTCACTAGTCACACTGATCTTTAAGGTATAGTACATGACCAGAGTGACAAATCCACAATAAGCTGGCAGAGTCCAAGGTGTTTGTCTCCATGTGCTGAACCATTTCTGTTCACAGAAGTTGGAAGAACCACTGTTAGTGAACTATTCCAATGCTCTATACAACTCTAACCCAACTCCCACCACACATGGGACAGCCACATGCCCACTCTTCCAATGCTCTATACAACTCTAACCCAAGTCCCACCACACATGGGACAGCCACATGCCCACCGGCTGATCCACCATACTTCCTTCTCATGTTGATTGGCAGAAGGGTTGCCACCTGGTGAAGCAAAAGCTGAAGTCTGTCTCAAACATCTTATGCACTGCAATAGAAGTCAACACTGTAAGTTGAGAACTAAACTGAAACTATGACAAAAATTTCCTGTTGTGCTACTCTATATCAATGAAGTATCGACATTGCAGCAACGTAAGTTATAGGAATAAGACTATGTTTACAAACCATCTGCtcttaaatagaaaaaaaaaataagtatattgAAAGTAATGCCAAGTGCAATTAAAACTAAATCTGGACGAAGAATAGGGTTCGAGTGAAGCTTTCTTTGTTTTGCTTTTCCCAAAATATATCATTGGGCAGATGTTACAATACAGTGATTGACTGACTATTTCATCGGAAAAGCCAAGGACCTATCAGCAAAACAACACATGATGTGGCCTACACACTAACTTCCATTAACTGATCAACATTAAGTAGGTTCAACACCAACATACAAGTTGACCTCTGCAGCATTAAACATATGCACCTATGAAAATCTAATACTAGATTGTATACATGTGAGTGTCATACATAGAGGGTAGAAAACTGAAATATAACAATTATCATTTGTTTAATGAACAATAAAACCTTTTGATCTTAATAAACCTAGCATTTAAAAATCACTCACCATAAAAAGATTTAACATTTGGAAATCATAAATAAACTTTTGTGCAACACAGGTAGCAAATATAACATTTATGACATAAAAATACCTCCCAACTCAAATGCAGAATGAAGAGAGCAAATTTCCCTAGACATTTTCTGGAAATGAAGTGAAAGTCATAGCATACATAGACATATGGGAAACTAAAATACCACAACACCAAAACAAACATTGATCATTGAGGCTTTTAGACGAAGGAATTAAAGCAATTTCAAATAATATCTTGTTATAAtttcaacaagaaaaatatGTTGACTTTATCCAAGTTAAATTTGTGCATAATAAACGTTAGGATTGACTTCTGTTGTTCACACGTTAGGGACACCGACCTAGTTATCTCTCTCCAATACACAATCCAACTTGCTTAATTATAACATTATGCCTTCATGCAAAGAGATGCCATAGAAAATGAATAAAAGCAAAAATTGAATCAAGGGATAAATAGAGATCCAAAAGTCAGACAAACCTTGTACCAAACCCCTTCAAGCCCAGTCTTCCAAACAGCTGTCACAACATCTCGTCGAGATCCCATTATACCAAGATATGCACCCAGCCCCACTGAAGTATTCAGCCCAAAAGCAGCATCTCTTTCAGACATCCTGCGTTTCCTAGGCCACAAACCATGAGCTCCATAATATACATCACAGTTTTCTAATGAGCTGTACTGTGTCAAATCCCTTGATGGGCTAAGCTTAGAATTGTCATCCATATCTTCTGGATCAGACCAAGGTCCACCAAACATATTTCTCCTGTGCCATTCCTCAGCAGGTGGATGGAGTTCTAACTCACGCAATAGCAGCCCGGCAGCATCCGCACCTCTAGGCCTAGGCATATTCTGCAAGAAAGGGGATTGAGATAAGTGTCTAAGAATTATGGGGATTTCTACCCATCCCTACATGAGTTGTCTTTTTCAAGTTGTTTGCTGTTCTTTTTCCTGTCAAGGAGATTTGAAGTACCAAAAGTGGCCCAATGAGCTATACAAATATAAACAGCTGAACTCCGCCCACCCGACAAACATTTTTCTTTCACATCTTATTTTCTTGTAGTGCACATAATTGAAAAAGGATGGCCCGATATGAGGTTTATGAATGTTAGGAAGGAGCTTCAAGTGAACTACCTGCATGTGAGGTCCCAGGGAAGCTTCAACTACTTCCGGCAATACAGTATAGTTCCCATCAATATAATGAAGGCGGACCTGAATGTTGTTGCTCCCAACCTGAGAAACTGGCAGCGGATGTACCAAACCAGCAGTCCGGCGACAAAGATCCATCAGAATAAGAAAAAGGACCTTCACCtgcaataaaatatcaaattaatcaatattcTATCCACAGGGTGAAACACTGCCATCTTTCCAACTATCAATAGCCATCCAAATCCACGTTTCACTACTTCATTACCTtctaaaacaattatttttttactttctcaCAAGGGCTTCCTTTCATCAATATGAAACTTTACATCCACAAAACGTATGGCCTTGACTAATCAACAACTTCGACGATAAGTATGCATACCGATGAGCCATTTCATAATTCCTCGACAATAACCAACAATCTAGAAAAAAAATGCCTAAATATCAATTATTAGATAACAGTACAAGACTACAAGGAAGAGCTCAATTTCTTGTTGATTCAAAACTTCTCAAAGTAAGATACTTACATTAGCAATTAAAATTGAGTTGTCATGATCAACCAAACTGATAAAAAGATTCTCATTCACTACACAACCAATCGAAAATCAGAGAAAGAGATAAAGTAAAgggacaaaaaaaatttaattcattcttGAGCTCTCATCATTTTCTAGCTTGCCCATGTTGTTGCTTTCATGACTTAGATAGCTCAAGATTTCTTGTTCAGATTCTTAGCCAGTTACTTTTGGCTTCTTAACTCAATATCGAGAACTAGCTCTTTCCTCTTCATGAACTGATAAAATCACTAAAAGTTTCTCAAATATTTTCATTCTGATAATTCGTATCTGCTGCTGAACCATAATGGTTATTTATTCTTGTCCATTTATCTCTCAGACAGGACAATTGAATAATACATTTAGAGCTAACATGGACCTCCTCACCTGAATAATCAGCCTGCTTGCTATATCATAACAAGAATAAGTTTCCAACCAGCTCGACAGAACAGTGGAAGAATCCATCTAGAGAATATAAAAGATCCTGTTTGACAGAGACTTCCCCATCTGGACAGCCTGGCTGTCTCATAACACGTAACCAACCAACTTCAAGAATTTCTTTCCCATGAATTTTCCAAATCTGATTTGAAAGTGAACTTCGCAATCTCATTACACAGCATATACTGGTGTTTAAGTTTGAATCTGCTTTCATTGATTGAAAGTTTCTTCCACTCCTTGGTGCAATTCATTGGACAGCGATAAGTTGACATTTTTGCCAACTTATGCTACCTTTTAATGATAAATTCATTCCCATTTGCAAGATTAATGGACTAATAATGGTTTGGATGACATAATTCCATTTTTGGGAGCCTTTGAAGAGAATAAGGATTAGAATAGCTTCCAATACTTGATAAAATTGGACATGAAGAccaaaagttgaagaaaaattggttaaaagAGGAAAGGGAAAAATCTGAGTAGGCCACGTAGCTGACCCATGTAGTTGGCCTCACCCGTGCagccaaagaaaaaaaatagcttCTGGAAGTATCCAGGCAGCTGAGAAAGAGGGTTTTTTTGCCATACTTTTGGGTGACTTCAAATAGAAACCTAGGCAATTCTTTTGTTTTCAACAGTGAGGAACATATCTTGGTTTCATCAGTCTGCCGCCCCTCATAATGCACCAAATTCTGAGACTTGGATACCACTAGGAGTCTCCGGCTATTCTGAAACCACCAATTTGGTGATACATGGAAATTGAGAATTATTCTAAAATGGAGTAAAAGTATAGCAATCCAAAACAAAGAACAGTACAAGGAGAAACAAGAGCAACTGGTAAATTAATAGTTTATAAAGTTTACCTCCTCATATGTGTATCCTTGACCAGCATTTCCAGAACCAATCCTAGACCGTTTAGATGGACCTTCTTCAGACCCCTTTGCTCCTGTTCCAACCTGACCGCCTAGCGTTGGTTTTGCACCAGAGTTGGAATCTTCTGTTTTGCCTGGAATACCGGGCTGAGGTTTTTGCATTGAAGAATCAGCATTCCTTTGAGCAGCCCCCATAAAACGCGGTAATTGTGTTCCACGGAAGAAAAAACAGAAATGCAGAAGTTGACATAGCCGATGAAGAAAATGGCAGTCCCCTATAAGCCTAACAGCCGGAGTTCCAGGGAAAGTGCCAGTGTTGATACTTATGGGCATAAATGTAGAAGGACCAGTGATGGGGTTTGGGGCTGAACTAGGAACACTGTCGGCAGTACTGCTAATTTTTGCTATAGCTCCTTGTACCCAAGCTTGCATCTGAGTGCTCCCAGCAGAACTTGCAGTACCACCCTGAGCACCTGAAAAGAAGAGGCCCCTGGTTTAGCTCAGAGAGGAGACGTGGATTCTTGGATCCAGGAAGGGATATACCTTAACAGCACATAACAGAGAGAAGCAAACAAACTAACCCTGGGAAGTGGCAGGAGATGAAGCACTTTGAGTAGGACTAGTCACCATACTCCTACTCCCACCTGTACCTGCAGTAACAGCATGACTAGCCAATGTACGGCAAAAACTTGCATAGCGCCGTAAGCGTGTGATGAAATGAGACGCCAGATCCAGTATCGCATCTACATATGCCTGAATTAAATCATCCCAATACTTGAGAAACTCAAACACTGAACGCAGAAATAGACGTCTTTGGTTACACATACAGAAAGGTGATGATCACCAAGACATCTATCAAATTGCGGGAAACCAGTGGGTGGAGAAGGTACATCGGACAAGTGTAAGAAAATACCTGGATACTTGGCACAAGTGATGGTTCAACAGCCATCGCCTCAGGATCAATACCAAACAGTGTCTCGCTAGAAGCTTGCCATGGCTCCGGAACCAATGCTGATGGGTTTGTTAAAGCTGATTCGATTCCCTTGCCAAGCATATCTAGCAACAATCTTGCTTGCATGTCAAGCACCATTGCCCGGACTTCTTGAGCATTTGTACCTTCTAGAAGCCTGCATTTTATCCTGTCTAGACTCTGCATTACACGGATGAGATATATCAACACTCAACGATATCCAAGAAGTAGAACTCATCATACATTCCTGAGAATGAACTTTGATGAAATCATGAAATAAACAAACAGTTTTAAAATTCAAGAACtacttgtatgtatgtatgtatgcacAGATTGAATGATAGAAAAACATGATTCGATATCTGATAAATACATACATGACACACACACAAAGACACAATCTTCCAAACACACAGATTGAATGATAGAAAAACATGATTCGATATCTGATAAATACATACATGACACACACACAAAGACACAATCTTCCAAACAACACACTATTAGACTAGTATATGATcgagagaaacaaaaaatagtTACATTGCCAACTATCGTAATAGAGGAAGTGTTGTAATTCATATGTTAACTTAAATATGATCCTCATGCTCTCAAGATGGAAAATAATTAAACGTGTAATCCATACACTGCTCCATTATCTTCTCCAAAGCCTAATAcacaccccacccccaccccaacAGAGATGAATTCTCCATCCTGAGCAAGTGAAGTCAGACTGATATCATGCAAGAGCAAAACTCATATAGAGAAAGCAAAGCAAAAAAAAGATGAGCGGAATGTGAAATGCAACATTCGATATCTTCACGTAATTGCTATATTGTCATAAGTCTCCATCCAATTTAATACACCaggatgatatatatatttttttgtgaaattggTAACTTTGTCTATTCCTCAGAAGTCAGTACTAAAACTGTACTGGTCAGTATTTACAACATGTACTTCAATGATACACCAGGATGATAGTTTCCTCATATGCAAATGATAGGCTTGAAGTtggaattaaataaaagaaacacaCCGGTCCATACTGCTGTCTATGCTGAGTTGAAGGGAGGGAATGGAAATCTGCATCCAGTACAGCAATGACACTGTTCAAAGCGACTGCATTAAAAACACACATTAGTGATTGCCAGATTCTTCATGAACAGGTCTGATCCACCCAGCATCATGAAGTCAAAATTACTCAAACAGAAAAAGGCCAGAGATCAACTGATTTTTAACATCACATCCTCAATCAAGACAAAAAGCAAGGCCAAAAGAAAGCTCAAAGTTGAACAAGGGCCTTGAGCAGAACAAGGCGAGACATTATATTAGACTGAAGCACAATCTCTTCAAACACCAATGAGCAACCCCTCCTCtcttatttgagaaggtaacatATCCACTATATTCATAAGCATCATTAGCACAAATTTTTTGCTGGAAGCCAATTAATGAGCATCCATAAAGCCACTCAGCTTGATAAACTTTGAGAAGATGGAGGACTTTCGGAAgagcaaacaaaaaaaaggcACAGCTGAGGATGTCATGGAAGTGGAATAGCTGTCTTCAATTATTCAGAATCAAAGCAGAAGAGACGAAAAACAAGGAAAGCAAGCATCCAAGGACCGGTAATACCCTCCAAATGACACAAGAATTTCAACAAACTAAAACtgctataaaattttattttgcagTCCATGAAACCCAAGTAAAGATTTTGCAGCAGAATGACCAACGATTACGCAAAAAAATTAGTGCTATAATAGGAACATGTATGCAACTCTAAATTGAAGATATGACATTTCAATTCTTTAGAATCCATATATTGCAAAAGCTGGGGGGCACATTACTTGAACCTGGTGATCAGTACAGAGACTGATTACTGATTACCTCACAAGTAGAACaggaatgaaattttttatttcaaaactcTTTAGTCAGGATTCCTATTAACACATCAAATAGCAAACAATCATAAATCCTGTCATAGACTCATTCAAATCCAGATAATGAATTTTTGGTATCCATAGTATGGAAGGAGACATCGCTTTTGCTAATTCACATTGAAGGGTGATATAAAATTGGTCTGTTTCCGGCATCATATCCATAGTTAAcctatttatatttcatcctcTTCACCAACTCCAAGCTAGATATCAAGGTCCCTAAATCTATTTTAGCTCTTGATCATACATCAAGTTTGAAGTACTTTCCAAATCCATTCCAGCAGTTAAATTCTAAAGCTGCCAACAGACCAAAGCTCTTACCAATACCATCCTCAGCAGCACTTTGTGTGCATCCCACAGCATCCCACCAATCAACTCCAACCAAAAGACTCCACCAAAATCTtccaataaaaagaaaaacatgtcAGCTCTGGGAAGATggtttaatatcataaatcaatacTATTCTAACTAGATGTAtgttaccagtttcaaaaaaaaaatactattctAACTAGATGTAATAACAGTCAGATTGAAATGCATCACTGGACATGCTAAGGTGCTTTAATATTCATGTACCTCTCAGCAATTGCACGTTCCCAATTCGCAGAATTGGCTTTCACCTGATTACTAGGAACAGCAGGAGGAAGAACTCGAATAATCTTTAATATTGTACAATCTCTGGTGGTATCATGCCAAACAGAAGCTGAGCAGCAACTCGTCGAAGAGAAGGCCGGAGAAGCAATGGCAGATCCAACATCAATATGGTAGTTATCAACAGGGGTGAAGCTTGGACCTGAGAATACATGGACTCCACCTCGTAGAAAAGCGACAGCTATCTCACCACCATGAGCAGAATACACAATACGAGCAAGGGTTCTAACATCACTTGGAAGATCAAAGGGATCAAAACTAACCCTCTTTCCCATCTCAACACCAGAGTCAGCCATGTTTTTTCCAAAAGGAACTGGTCCGGCTCCCACAGCTTGGGGTCTCTTAAAATCATTTCCAGCTGGGATACATTTAATTACTTTACTCACCCATACTGTCTGTTTTGGTGCCTGGCCACCAAAGCTGGACGTGGGATTTCCAAATATCTGGTGGAGGACAACATCCTCCACAGATGATTCCCAGCGTTGAACCCTCCATCCTGTGATTGAAGGGCCTTCATCAGGATCATAAGGCGACATGTATTGTCctacaaaaacaaatataaatttgtaaaaagTTGGTGCCAGAAAGAAAACCAGAGAAGGGAAACCCATCTTCACTAGACAAATTTGAAGGACAAAAAGGGACATTAGGTCCATATCCCTACCCTCAACAATCACAACAGCTATCACAGAACCACCACGGGTCGGGTCAAAAGCAACTGCAGTAACACCAGAACCCCATGTTGTGGTAGCTGTGGATTGAGCAGCAGCTTCAGGACTAACATATGCAGAAAAGTTGGAAACTGGCGAGCAATGAAGCGTGACCATGTCACTGTAATGTTGTTCCGTTAGCTTTTTGCCTTGCTTAGCCTCTTGTAATAAATAATCCTGCGAGCTAAGCAAATATGCAGCTAAAGGGGCATATCCATCCCAAGAAGGTGGATTAAGTGATGCTGGAACCCCATTGCTTACACTTGTCTTCGGAGTTGCTTGAAATCCATTACCAGGGCCAGGTGCTACCTCCCAGACGACAACAGTTGATGGATTGACAATGGGAACTCCAGCAACATGCATTGCTCCAGAGTCTGTTATGATAGCATCAGCAGCCATGATGCCACTAGGCCCCGCTCCCAATAGCCCTTTGCTTGTGCAAAACCACTTTGATGGTGCACCATTCTGATTAGGTGGCCATTGAGACCAGTGGAGCTGAACAGACCCTGATGAGAAGACAGAGCATACACACAGAAAATTTGGCCATCCAGCTGCAGTCAAAATTACAGTAAAATTAGTTAAGGAATTTTTCAATTGTTttgaagaggagaaaagaaCACTGTGGACACATGATGGCAAAAGTAGCAAGATCAGCAACAAAACAGCAGCTGATGCAATTGTTGGTGAAacgaaaaaattatcattttcgACGGATTTAGATAGCATCAACCTGCAATTTGATACAAACTTGCGCAGAACGGCTGAAGTAAACTGGGACAGTTCACAAGCTATTCAACTTCACTTCATTTTAGGCTTCGCAAGGCTCACCTAAGTTGAACTGAAGCAAGCTCGTGACTAGAGCAGCAAAGCAGACTAAGTTCAAggttttttttacatataaattGCATATCGAGGCTAGAATAAACATAAATAttgcttttcataattcatatgaTACCCTACAAATTCCAAGGTTTTTTTTGAGACAAGGGTAACTATGTATTCACAAAAGTATCATCCACAGAAAATGATGGGCATAGTTCACTTACAATCTCATCAGTGCATATCAAAAGCGTACCCCTAGAGAGATTACAAATTGCCAATGAAATCAACAAAAAGTTCTATATCCCCCCTCATATCCTTTTTACACCAAATATACAAAAGTCTAAGGCTATTCATTCTAATCTTCTCCATGTTGTTGCTCTTATCCTCAAAACATctagcatttctttctttccataaGGTCCACCAAATGCAAGCTGGAATAGCTCAACCAGTCTTCAGGAGAGTGTCTCCGTCCTATCTCCTTCCAGCTGTCTAGAAGCCCTTTAGTAGTCTGTGGATTTACCTAGCACACACCAAGGATGCAAAAAAACATGTTCCATAAGTTGGTGGCTATCTTAACTTTAAAATGCTCACTTCTCCTATGTTCTCAACACTGCATTCCCCTAATGCTGTGACATTGAAAACTAAGGAAGTCCTAACCCCTCCTGTCACTGCGTCACCAACCTTCTGAACCCCTTGGCTGACCTTCACTACCATTCCTTTCTCCAGGTGGTCCCATCACTCACTTAGTTATTCATCTTTTCTGCAAACCTTCGTTGTGCAGTTTTGATTGCTGCATATTTGGTCATAAATCCCAGTATTTTTCTGCCTCTCTAAGGTCAGTCCCCTTGTTGAGGTTGGCAATTATACTTGGATAGGTAAGAAATTTGTTGTGTTTGGACTTGGTAAATTTACGACCGAAAGAAGATGACGGCTCATCAATACGGTATGTCTCATCAGAAGGATTAACTACACCAGTCTACATTAAACTTACGCAGCATTTGTTCTCATCATTACTTCTTTTCCAGATTTAAAACCAGCATTTCAGTAGTAGTCTATTTTGAAGCTTCCTATTCCTTTAAAGTGTTTATTTAGTTAAAAAACCAGATTTCTGTTTTGATTTATTCTTTAAAAGAAGATGGATTACCATACCATTGCACCTGTTCTTGCAAAATTTGGCATACCTAGTTGAGCATGCTCGAGCTCTCCATTTTAAGGgtcaatttataatattaagtCTAGTTAAGTGTCAAGCCTTTTGAACTTACAAGTTCTTATGATTAGGATCATACCATCTTGAAAATAAAGTCCATCAACCAATTTTCATGCTGGAGTAACAGGTTCACATCATCTTTCTCCTATTCCATCTTCCACATCCCTTTTCGCTTCCTCTCCACATCATAACAGGCCATGTATAAGTTAATAACAGGCTCAGTTTTAAGTTTTGATACAATCAATGACTCGTAAGCCTACAATAAATGTTCAGGCACTAAGATGCTAAGGATGTGTCCCACCATCTATGGACTACTAAAGAGA
This window of the Solanum pennellii chromosome 2, SPENNV200 genome carries:
- the LOC107011156 gene encoding mediator of RNA polymerase II transcription subunit 16 isoform X1; amino-acid sequence: MNNQQPPVAKDTEVEKEEESSSVITNSLEPSTNKVHEKPDIVIEDDDDDDHPAAIVAMVTEKEVSSVDDDPMDEDAVNPAVVFCIRLKQPRSNLLHKMSVPELCRNFSAVAWCGKLNAIACASETCARIPSSNANPPFWIPIHIVIPERPTECTVFNVIADSPRDSVQFIEWSPTSCPRALLIANFHGRITIWTQPSQGSANLVRDASCWQRDYEWHQDIAVVTKWLSGVSPYRWLSTRTGGSAKSTFEEKFLSQQPQSPAGWPNFLCVCSVFSSGSVQLHWSQWPPNQNGAPSKWFCTSKGLLGAGPSGIMAADAIITDSGAMHVAGVPIVNPSTVVVWEVAPGPGNGFQATPKTSVSNGVPASLNPPSWDGYAPLAAYLLSSQDYLLQEAKQGKKLTEQHYSDMVTLHCSPVSNFSAYVSPEAAAQSTATTTWGSGVTAVAFDPTRGGSVIAVVIVEGQYMSPYDPDEGPSITGWRVQRWESSVEDVVLHQIFGNPTSSFGGQAPKQTVWVSKVIKCIPAGNDFKRPQAVGAGPVPFGKNMADSGVEMGKRVSFDPFDLPSDVRTLARIVYSAHGGEIAVAFLRGGVHVFSGPSFTPVDNYHIDVGSAIASPAFSSTSCCSASVWHDTTRDCTILKIIRVLPPAVPSNQVKANSANWERAIAERFWWSLLVGVDWWDAVGCTQSAAEDGIVALNSVIAVLDADFHSLPSTQHRQQYGPSLDRIKCRLLEGTNAQEVRAMVLDMQARLLLDMLGKGIESALTNPSALVPEPWQASSETLFGIDPEAMAVEPSLVPSIQAYVDAILDLASHFITRLRRYASFCRTLASHAVTAGTGGSRSMVTSPTQSASSPATSQGAQGGTASSAGSTQMQAWVQGAIAKISSTADSVPSSAPNPITGPSTFMPISINTGTFPGTPAVRLIGDCHFLHRLCQLLHFCFFFRGTQLPRFMGAAQRNADSSMQKPQPGIPGKTEDSNSGAKPTLGGQVGTGAKGSEEGPSKRSRIGSGNAGQGYTYEEVKVLFLILMDLCRRTAGLVHPLPVSQVGSNNIQVRLHYIDGNYTVLPEVVEASLGPHMQNMPRPRGADAAGLLLRELELHPPAEEWHRRNMFGGPWSDPEDMDDNSKLSPSRDLTQYSSLENCDVYYGAHGLWPRKRRMSERDAAFGLNTSVGLGAYLGIMGSRRDVVTAVWKTGLEGVWYKCIRCLRQTSAFASPGGNPSANQHEKEVWWISRWACGCPMCGGTWVRVV
- the LOC107011156 gene encoding mediator of RNA polymerase II transcription subunit 16 isoform X2, with translation MVLQNDRGAVAWCGKLNAIACASETCARIPSSNANPPFWIPIHIVIPERPTECTVFNVIADSPRDSVQFIEWSPTSCPRALLIANFHGRITIWTQPSQGSANLVRDASCWQRDYEWHQDIAVVTKWLSGVSPYRWLSTRTGGSAKSTFEEKFLSQQPQSPAGWPNFLCVCSVFSSGSVQLHWSQWPPNQNGAPSKWFCTSKGLLGAGPSGIMAADAIITDSGAMHVAGVPIVNPSTVVVWEVAPGPGNGFQATPKTSVSNGVPASLNPPSWDGYAPLAAYLLSSQDYLLQEAKQGKKLTEQHYSDMVTLHCSPVSNFSAYVSPEAAAQSTATTTWGSGVTAVAFDPTRGGSVIAVVIVEGQYMSPYDPDEGPSITGWRVQRWESSVEDVVLHQIFGNPTSSFGGQAPKQTVWVSKVIKCIPAGNDFKRPQAVGAGPVPFGKNMADSGVEMGKRVSFDPFDLPSDVRTLARIVYSAHGGEIAVAFLRGGVHVFSGPSFTPVDNYHIDVGSAIASPAFSSTSCCSASVWHDTTRDCTILKIIRVLPPAVPSNQVKANSANWERAIAERFWWSLLVGVDWWDAVGCTQSAAEDGIVALNSVIAVLDADFHSLPSTQHRQQYGPSLDRIKCRLLEGTNAQEVRAMVLDMQARLLLDMLGKGIESALTNPSALVPEPWQASSETLFGIDPEAMAVEPSLVPSIQAYVDAILDLASHFITRLRRYASFCRTLASHAVTAGTGGSRSMVTSPTQSASSPATSQGAQGGTASSAGSTQMQAWVQGAIAKISSTADSVPSSAPNPITGPSTFMPISINTGTFPGTPAVRLIGDCHFLHRLCQLLHFCFFFRGTQLPRFMGAAQRNADSSMQKPQPGIPGKTEDSNSGAKPTLGGQVGTGAKGSEEGPSKRSRIGSGNAGQGYTYEEVKVLFLILMDLCRRTAGLVHPLPVSQVGSNNIQVRLHYIDGNYTVLPEVVEASLGPHMQNMPRPRGADAAGLLLRELELHPPAEEWHRRNMFGGPWSDPEDMDDNSKLSPSRDLTQYSSLENCDVYYGAHGLWPRKRRMSERDAAFGLNTSVGLGAYLGIMGSRRDVVTAVWKTGLEGVWYKCIRCLRQTSAFASPGGNPSANQHEKEVWWISRWACGCPMCGGTWVRVV